Below is a window of Dromaius novaehollandiae isolate bDroNov1 chromosome 23, bDroNov1.hap1, whole genome shotgun sequence DNA.
cccgcggcgcggcccctcaCCGGTGCCCAGGCTGAGCCGGATGCCGCCCAGCTGGCGCTTGGAGAAGGCGTCGCGGTGCCAGAGGGTGAACTCGGCGCAGGCCTCCGCCAGGTCCTTGCCCTGGAAGCCGTCGTACACCATGGTGTGGTTGAAGAGGGGGTTCAGGCTCCGCTTCACCACCCGCGTCTTCTGCCGGCTCGCCTTGCTGTCGTCGGGCAGCACGTAGCTGGGGCGAGAGGGGGCTGAGCCCGGGCCAGGCCCCCCCGCgtcgccgggcccccccgcctgACCCCCTTACCACTGCACGAAGGCGTCCACGGTGCCGCGGTGCGGGGGCACGAGGCTCTGGGCATCCTTCACCCAGATGTGCAGCTCGCCCGtgggcggcagccccgcgcctgcGGGAGAAAGCAGGGTCAGGCAGGGCGCGtgccccccccttgccccccctcCAGCACaggtgcccccggccccctctcACCTTCGGAGCCGGCAGGGATGAACTTCAGCGCCAAGTTGAGGTTGCCCCGGCTGGCGAGATCGTCCGGGCAGATGGGCGTCTGCGGGCGCAGAGGAGATGGTtatgggggccggggggggctggacGGGGGGGCCGGGAGCAGCTGTGGGGCCAGCCAAGGTTGCTTACCCGGGGCTGGAGGTTGAACCACTCGGGCCGCGTGTTGGCCCAGTCCCAGGCGCCCAGCGCGATCTCCACCTCGCCCAGGAAGAGGTTCCTGCCCAGGCTGTCGTGGTGCCACACGGACAGGTTCAGGGTCCGGCCCTGCAGGTCTGTCTTCTCCAGCTTGTACTGCccggggaggggacagggacgtgGTGAGGGCCCAGGGGCACCGTCCCCGCCGTgggctcccccgccgcccccttgCCCAGGAGGTCCCCCCGCCCCGGAGGAGGCTGGAAACCTTGAGGGTCTCGTTGAAGACGGGGTCCAGGCTCCGCTTGCGCACTGTGGTCTTGCGCTTGCTGCGGTTCGACTTGTCGGGGAGCAGGTAGGTCTTGATGTACCTGGAGCCAAAAAAATGGGGCGAGGGGGGTGCAGAGGGAGCCAGCAACCGGGTATCAGTGGGGGCATCACCCGGGCATCACCGCAGGGCTGGAAGGGGGAGAGCCGCcccgcggggacgccggggcgcggggcggggacACTCACGGGTCCGAGCGCTGCTTCTTGGCCTCGGCCAGCTCGCGGCACCGCAGCACGTGGACGTGCAGCTCCTCCCGGGCCGGGTCGTAGCGCAGGGCGAACTGGACGCAGCCCCGCACGGCCACCCCGCCCAGCTCGCCGTCGCTGTACAGGCTCATCAGGCTGCCGCTGAGCTGCGGGGCAGCGGTGGGGGGTCAGCGAGGGGCCAGGACCCCCGGCAGCgtggtctcccccccccccggccccataccGTGGAGGAGCTGAGACTGGACACGGAGGAGCTGGCCGTCAGCAGGCTGCCCGGCGGCGCGTGGCCGTTGTGCGGGGACGCCCGGTCCGGGGACGCCTGCCCCGGCTGCGGGGTCCCCGGCGCCTGCAACCGCAAAGCCAAGGGG
It encodes the following:
- the SYTL1 gene encoding synaptotagmin-like protein 1 isoform X3, whose amino-acid sequence is MALELEVEALLDLSFLTEQERRAIAEVLRRDTQLRRREEGRVSKLRKSVSDPARLKSLTGDWFCDVRAQRHRHPLGSDLVRASIRRRRRPRAGEKEHGPGPGELEEIGEPSAEEREGEDSAAEPEQSPSKDEALVATQAQPGNARPAAPVLESLPAAQADGPSREQDVPLPPGDRVAGNPFGTSSAEEEEEEPDGVPSAPDAGQAPGTPQPGQASPDRASPHNGHAPPGSLLTASSSVSSLSSSTLSGSLMSLYSDGELGGVAVRGCVQFALRYDPAREELHVHVLRCRELAEAKKQRSDPYIKTYLLPDKSNRSKRKTTVRKRSLDPVFNETLKYKLEKTDLQGRTLNLSVWHHDSLGRNLFLGEVEIALGAWDWANTRPEWFNLQPRTPICPDDLASRGNLNLALKFIPAGSEGAGLPPTGELHIWVKDAQSLVPPHRGTVDAFVQCYVLPDDSKASRQKTRVVKRSLNPLFNHTMVYDGFQGKDLAEACAEFTLWHRDAFSKRQLGGIRLSLGTGSSYGLPVAWMDSTAEERGVWQRLLRQPGRWVEALLPLRTDLAPRA
- the SYTL1 gene encoding synaptotagmin-like protein 1 isoform X2, which encodes MALELEVEALLDLSFLTEQERRAIAEVLRRDTQLRRREEGRVSKLRKSVSDPARLKSLTGDWFCDVRAQRHRHPLGSDLVRASIRRRRRPRGEKEHGPGPGELEEIGEPSAEEREGEDSAAEPEQSPSKDEALVATQAQPVFPTKQPGNARPAAPVLESLPAAQADGPSREQDVPLPPGDRVAGNPFGTSSAEEEEEEPDGVPSAPDAGQAPGTPQPGQASPDRASPHNGHAPPGSLLTASSSVSSLSSSTLSGSLMSLYSDGELGGVAVRGCVQFALRYDPAREELHVHVLRCRELAEAKKQRSDPYIKTYLLPDKSNRSKRKTTVRKRSLDPVFNETLKYKLEKTDLQGRTLNLSVWHHDSLGRNLFLGEVEIALGAWDWANTRPEWFNLQPRTPICPDDLASRGNLNLALKFIPAGSEGAGLPPTGELHIWVKDAQSLVPPHRGTVDAFVQCYVLPDDSKASRQKTRVVKRSLNPLFNHTMVYDGFQGKDLAEACAEFTLWHRDAFSKRQLGGIRLSLGTGSSYGLPVAWMDSTAEERGVWQRLLRQPGRWVEALLPLRTDLAPRA
- the SYTL1 gene encoding synaptotagmin-like protein 1 isoform X1, whose translation is MALELEVEALLDLSFLTEQERRAIAEVLRRDTQLRRREEGRVSKLRKSVSDPARLKSLTGDWFCDVRAQRHRHPLGSDLVRASIRRRRRPRAGEKEHGPGPGELEEIGEPSAEEREGEDSAAEPEQSPSKDEALVATQAQPVFPTKQPGNARPAAPVLESLPAAQADGPSREQDVPLPPGDRVAGNPFGTSSAEEEEEEPDGVPSAPDAGQAPGTPQPGQASPDRASPHNGHAPPGSLLTASSSVSSLSSSTLSGSLMSLYSDGELGGVAVRGCVQFALRYDPAREELHVHVLRCRELAEAKKQRSDPYIKTYLLPDKSNRSKRKTTVRKRSLDPVFNETLKYKLEKTDLQGRTLNLSVWHHDSLGRNLFLGEVEIALGAWDWANTRPEWFNLQPRTPICPDDLASRGNLNLALKFIPAGSEGAGLPPTGELHIWVKDAQSLVPPHRGTVDAFVQCYVLPDDSKASRQKTRVVKRSLNPLFNHTMVYDGFQGKDLAEACAEFTLWHRDAFSKRQLGGIRLSLGTGSSYGLPVAWMDSTAEERGVWQRLLRQPGRWVEALLPLRTDLAPRA